From Lolium perenne isolate Kyuss_39 chromosome 5, Kyuss_2.0, whole genome shotgun sequence, a single genomic window includes:
- the LOC127303125 gene encoding uncharacterized protein, with protein sequence MEDGLRILVVVVKVLIKGLVLERAKDGEERQPLNRRAFGAAGRSEDDLHVSKKKELGSEDRLSTYATSIKLHVSITLNLTDNNYTNWRELFLVALGRYGLTAHVTGDATPSDTSPTSAWGRDDYTMLSWIYGSIDTDLLGIVMHPGSTARTIWDAIKNLFHDNKKHRAIQLEADLRNMPQGDLSISDYCAKFKNLADSLTDVGQPITDEMLVNVFSFPQ encoded by the exons ATGGAGGATGGCCTCCGCATCCTCGTCGTTGTCGTCAAGGTCCTCATCAAGGGCCTCGTCCTCGAGCGCGCCAAGGACGGTGAGGAGCGGCAACCTCTAAATCGGAGGGCCTTCGGCGCTGCCGGTAgaagcgaggatgacctccatgtctcaaaaaaaaaagagctaGGATCAGAGGATCG TCTCTCCACCTACGCCACCTCAATCAAGCTCCATGTGTCGATCACCCTCAACCTTACCGACAACAACTACACAAATTGGAGGGAGCTCTTCCTCGTCGCTCTCGGCCGCTACGGTCTCACCGCCCATGTTACCGGCGACGCCACTCCTTCCGACACGTCCCCCACCTCCGCTTGGGGCCGTGATGACTACACCATGCTCTCATGGATCTACGGCTCCATCGACACCGACCTCCTCGGCATCGTCATGCATCCAGGCTCTACCGCGCGCACCATCTGGGACGCCATCAAGAACCTCTTCCACGACAACAAGAAGCACCGCGCCATCCAGCTCGAGGCCGACTTACGCAACATGCCACAGGGCGATCTCTCCATCAGCGACTACTGCGCCAAGTTCAAGAACCTCGCCGACTCCCTCACTGACGTCGGCCAGCCCATCACCGACGAGATGCTGGTGAACGTCTTCTCGTTCCCGCAGTGA